A genomic segment from Prochlorothrix hollandica PCC 9006 = CALU 1027 encodes:
- a CDS encoding VanZ family protein, translating to MKSWPFKQGAVALFALFLIFVIIRANQGNLPPLLRFYANLPLGDKVGHGLLMGTLSFLVNWAWQGQCWRWRSWPIPKGSVVVLAIVTLEELSQGFIPSRSLSWSDWFADLGGIVLGGWLAVRLTRSRP from the coding sequence ATGAAATCCTGGCCCTTCAAACAAGGTGCAGTGGCCCTGTTTGCCCTGTTTCTGATTTTTGTGATTATCCGTGCCAACCAGGGCAACTTGCCGCCCCTGTTGCGGTTCTACGCCAACTTGCCCCTGGGGGATAAGGTGGGCCATGGGCTGCTGATGGGGACCCTCTCATTTTTGGTGAACTGGGCGTGGCAGGGGCAGTGTTGGCGCTGGCGATCGTGGCCCATCCCCAAAGGCAGCGTTGTGGTGCTGGCGATCGTCACCCTGGAAGAACTGAGCCAGGGCTTCATTCCCAGCCGCAGTCTGTCCTGGAGCGACTGGTTCGCCGATCTCGGGGGCATTGTCCTAGGGGGCTGGTTAGCGGTTCGCTTAACCCGATCGCGACCCTAA
- a CDS encoding M48 family metallopeptidase, with amino-acid sequence MSIEVPAGAAAYRDDLTPPPKKRQLLVVFGLWLGILLALVLAVNALINQAVWWIPPQVEQQLGAAIAPAFEKLAQPSPAQDSLNQLLNRLEEEMPPALVAGRDYQVIYIPEDVVNAMAIPGDRVIIYQGLLAQVESENELMMVLGHELGHFAHRDHLRGLGRGIVLRLALATVFGDVGTLGAIAVSGAENLSNAQYSQSQETDADEFALDLLMATYGQGAGATDFFQRLSQDGGRGWDFWASHPNPDRRVQQIQRWIQEKGYAVGDVRSLPAALQVEP; translated from the coding sequence ATGTCTATAGAGGTTCCTGCTGGTGCGGCGGCTTATCGCGATGATTTGACCCCACCGCCCAAGAAACGCCAATTGTTAGTGGTTTTTGGGTTATGGTTGGGGATTTTGCTGGCGTTGGTGCTGGCGGTGAATGCCTTAATTAATCAGGCGGTGTGGTGGATTCCGCCCCAGGTGGAGCAACAGTTGGGGGCCGCGATCGCCCCCGCTTTTGAGAAATTGGCGCAACCGTCCCCCGCCCAGGACAGTTTGAACCAACTGCTGAATCGCTTGGAAGAAGAAATGCCCCCGGCCCTGGTGGCTGGACGGGATTACCAGGTGATCTATATTCCGGAGGATGTGGTTAATGCCATGGCTATACCGGGCGATCGCGTCATTATTTACCAGGGACTGTTGGCCCAGGTGGAGTCCGAGAACGAACTGATGATGGTGTTGGGCCACGAACTGGGGCACTTTGCCCACCGGGATCACCTGCGGGGCTTGGGCCGGGGGATTGTCTTGCGGTTGGCTTTGGCGACGGTGTTTGGGGATGTGGGCACCTTGGGGGCGATCGCCGTCTCTGGGGCCGAAAATCTCAGCAATGCCCAATATTCCCAAAGCCAGGAAACGGACGCTGATGAATTTGCCCTAGATCTGCTGATGGCCACCTATGGCCAAGGGGCTGGAGCCACGGACTTTTTCCAGCGTCTGAGTCAAGACGGGGGGCGGGGCTGGGATTTTTGGGCCAGCCATCCCAATCCCGATCGCCGGGTGCAGCAAATCCAACGCTGGATCCAGGAAAAAGGCTATGCCGTGGGGGACGTGCGATCGCTGCCAGCGGCGCTCCAGGTGGAACCCTAG
- a CDS encoding ShlB/FhaC/HecB family hemolysin secretion/activation protein, which translates to MNPQHEQGKLVRLSLPLGHSLIPRTLGITLGILAPGLCLPGLVLSQTLAGEGDRVLDLGSEPIPQIQNYGDRPTTIVAVQRPEVFAKTTPATLDPDLARPTLETGDDRTADVSQDSTVSSNPDFSQRTRILQFEPDPTREVWLTQAPFPSDRNDLPTIPETDPNRDRFPQPLPPQRPSIDGGEPVLENVPTPGQSLPNPGSGVTVEIQRIEVVGSSIYSPEALAEITEPYGNQALTLEDLQQVADQITQRYLNDGYITSRAVLVDQEIVDGVVQIQVIEGSLAEIRIEGTERLSQNYIKDRINLGAKTPLRTDALEDQLRLLRVDPNIANLEASLRASDQVGQSILSVRIVESPNVGGSIGSDNYSPESVGGQRTRAEVYYRNIMGNGETISGSWDRSYIGGSDVFRLTYRMPVNARNGTVQFQTTVDRNEITQVPFDVFDISGKTERYDFTYRQPIIRNPRQEFALSLSYTYQDSQTFVLNTGTRIGSTTGAEIDGTTRTSVVKFGQDYVRRDASGAWAFQSQFSFGNSWLGSTTQDGDIPDSQFFSWLSQGQRVQRVNDRNLLIIQGDLQFASGPMLGSQQFVIGGGQSVRGYRQNARAADSGWRFSVEDRFTVRRDEAGQPKLQLAPFFDAGLVWNYRTNPNGLSQDTRFLAGAGLGLIWQPLSDFNVRVDYGIPLVGVSDRGNDSLQSRGLYFTLGHTF; encoded by the coding sequence GTGAATCCTCAACACGAACAAGGGAAGCTGGTGCGGTTGTCGTTGCCCCTGGGCCATAGCCTCATCCCCCGCACCCTGGGGATAACCCTGGGAATCTTAGCACCGGGGCTATGTCTACCGGGATTAGTCCTCAGCCAAACCCTGGCGGGAGAAGGGGATCGGGTACTGGATCTAGGGTCTGAACCCATTCCCCAGATCCAGAATTATGGCGATCGCCCCACCACCATCGTCGCGGTGCAACGTCCGGAGGTGTTCGCAAAAACAACCCCAGCAACCTTGGACCCAGACCTTGCCCGCCCTACCCTGGAGACTGGGGACGATCGCACGGCTGATGTTAGCCAAGACTCCACGGTGTCCTCCAACCCAGACTTTAGCCAGAGAACCCGAATCCTCCAGTTTGAACCCGATCCCACCAGGGAGGTATGGCTAACCCAAGCCCCCTTCCCCAGCGATCGCAACGACTTGCCCACCATCCCGGAAACCGATCCCAACCGCGATCGCTTTCCCCAACCCCTCCCCCCCCAACGGCCCAGCATTGATGGGGGAGAACCGGTGCTAGAGAACGTCCCCACACCGGGCCAAAGCCTTCCCAATCCGGGTTCTGGGGTGACGGTGGAGATTCAACGCATTGAGGTGGTGGGCAGCAGTATCTACAGCCCTGAAGCCCTGGCGGAGATTACGGAACCCTATGGCAACCAAGCCCTGACCCTAGAAGATCTGCAACAGGTGGCGGATCAAATTACCCAGCGCTATTTAAATGATGGCTACATCACCTCCCGCGCCGTTCTGGTGGATCAGGAAATCGTCGATGGGGTGGTGCAGATTCAGGTCATTGAAGGGAGCTTGGCTGAGATCCGCATTGAAGGGACAGAACGCCTCAGCCAAAACTACATTAAAGATCGCATCAATCTGGGGGCCAAAACTCCCCTGCGCACCGATGCCCTGGAGGATCAACTGCGATTGCTGCGGGTAGATCCCAATATTGCCAACCTAGAGGCCAGTTTGCGGGCCAGCGACCAGGTGGGCCAAAGTATTCTCAGTGTGCGGATTGTGGAATCCCCCAATGTGGGAGGGTCCATCGGTAGCGACAACTACAGTCCTGAAAGTGTGGGGGGACAGCGCACCCGGGCCGAGGTCTATTACCGCAACATTATGGGCAATGGGGAAACCATCAGCGGTTCCTGGGATCGGAGCTATATTGGGGGGTCTGATGTTTTCCGACTGACCTACCGGATGCCCGTCAATGCCCGCAATGGTACGGTACAGTTCCAAACAACGGTCGATCGCAACGAAATCACCCAAGTTCCCTTTGATGTCTTTGATATTTCCGGGAAAACGGAGCGCTATGACTTCACCTATCGCCAACCCATCATCCGCAATCCCCGCCAAGAATTTGCCCTGTCCCTGAGCTACACCTACCAGGACAGCCAAACCTTTGTCCTCAACACGGGCACCCGCATCGGTAGCACCACGGGGGCAGAAATTGACGGCACCACCCGCACCAGCGTCGTCAAGTTTGGCCAGGACTATGTGCGGCGGGATGCCTCGGGGGCGTGGGCTTTCCAGTCCCAGTTCAGCTTTGGCAATAGTTGGCTAGGGTCCACCACCCAAGATGGGGACATTCCCGATAGTCAGTTCTTTAGCTGGCTCTCCCAGGGGCAACGGGTGCAGCGGGTCAACGATCGCAACCTCCTGATTATCCAAGGAGACCTCCAGTTTGCCTCTGGACCGATGTTGGGATCCCAGCAGTTTGTCATTGGTGGGGGTCAGTCGGTGCGGGGTTACCGCCAAAATGCCCGTGCGGCTGACAGTGGCTGGCGTTTTTCCGTTGAAGATCGCTTCACAGTGCGACGGGATGAGGCAGGACAGCCTAAGCTCCAGTTAGCGCCCTTTTTTGATGCGGGTCTGGTGTGGAATTACCGCACCAATCCCAATGGTTTGAGTCAGGATACCCGCTTTTTGGCGGGGGCAGGCTTGGGGCTGATTTGGCAACCCCTGTCAGATTTCAATGTGCGGGTTGATTACGGGATTCCCTTGGTGGGAGTGTCCGATCGGGGCAACGACAGCCTCCAAAGTCGGGGTCTCTACTTCACCCTGGGCCATACCTTTTAA
- a CDS encoding TIGR00266 family protein — MTTQNFSIDHAPAYAALTLQLRSGETMLVESGAMATMDSWITLKSKARGGLLQGLGRMLGGESFFVSEFTAQDRPGQLYICPGVPGDITHYHLTGRGGILLQSSGFVAAQPSVTIDTQFQGMKGFFSGESLFLLRATGEGDLWFSSFGGIVEIPVTGDYVVDTGYIVAFEDSLNYSVEMLGGLSFRGLRTGILGGDGLVVRFRGEGKVWIQTRRLHNLINFLEPFRPVRSSD, encoded by the coding sequence ATGACGACTCAAAACTTTAGTATTGACCATGCCCCCGCCTATGCAGCCCTGACTCTGCAACTGAGATCGGGGGAAACCATGTTGGTGGAATCCGGGGCTATGGCCACCATGGATAGTTGGATTACGCTCAAATCCAAGGCTAGGGGCGGTTTGCTCCAAGGTTTGGGGCGGATGTTGGGGGGGGAGTCGTTTTTTGTCAGCGAATTCACGGCCCAGGATCGTCCCGGTCAGCTCTATATCTGTCCAGGGGTACCGGGGGACATTACCCACTATCACCTCACGGGTCGCGGGGGGATTCTGTTGCAGTCGTCGGGGTTTGTGGCGGCCCAGCCTTCGGTGACGATCGATACCCAATTCCAAGGGATGAAGGGCTTTTTCAGCGGTGAGTCCCTGTTTCTGCTGCGGGCCACGGGGGAGGGGGATCTCTGGTTTAGTTCCTTTGGGGGCATTGTCGAGATCCCGGTGACGGGGGATTATGTGGTGGATACGGGCTACATTGTGGCTTTTGAGGATAGCCTCAATTACAGTGTGGAGATGCTGGGGGGGCTGTCGTTCCGGGGGTTACGGACGGGAATTCTGGGGGGGGATGGTCTGGTGGTGCGCTTTCGGGGTGAGGGTAAGGTCTGGATCCAGACCCGTCGTCTCCACAATCTGATCAATTTCCTGGAACCCTTCCGCCCGGTTAGGTCATCGGATTAA
- a CDS encoding ATP-dependent Clp protease ATP-binding subunit — MFERFTEKAIKVIMLAQEEARRLGHNFVGTEQILLGLIGEGTGVAAKVLKSMGVNLKDARIEVEKIIGRGSGFVAVEIPFTPRAKRVLELSLEEARQLGHNYIGTEHLLLGLIREGEGVAARVLENLGVDLTKVRTQVIRMLGETAEVSTGGSSGRTKTPTLDEFGSNLTQLATESKLDPVVGRQKEIERVIQILGRRTKNNPVLIGEPGVGKTAIAEGLAQRIAQNDIPDILEEKRVVTLDIGLLVAGTKYRGEFEERLKKIMDEIRSAGNVILVIDEVHTLIGAGAAEGAIDAANILKPALARGELQCIGATTLDEYRKHIERDAALERRFQPVMVGEPSIDETIEILHGLRERYEQHHKLKISDEALNAAAKLSDRYISDRYLPDKAIDLVDEAGSRVRLINCQRPPAARELDKELKQVLQEKDDAVRSQDFDRAGELRDKEMELKGQIRSIVQSKKTEGTTDDDSPVVTEEDIAQIVASWTGVPVSKLTESESVKLLNMEDTLHGRLIGQDEAVKAVSRAIRRARVGLKNPNRPIASFIFSGPTGVGKTELTKALASYFFGSEDSMVRLDMSEFMERHTVSKLIGSPPGYVGYNEGGQLTEAVRRRPYTVVLFDEIEKAHPDVFNMLLQILEDGRLTDAKGRTVDFKNTLIIMTSNIGSKVIEKGGGGLGFEFSGEDAADSQYNRIRSLVNEELKQYFRPEFLNRLDEIIVFRQLNKGEVKSIADIMLREVFSRLTEKEIYLEVTDRFRERLVEEGYNPSYGARPLRRAIMRLLEDSLAEEILSGRVKEGDTATVDVDEEGKVKVLSEHREERELLPAAE; from the coding sequence ATGTTTGAGCGCTTTACAGAAAAGGCTATTAAAGTCATTATGCTGGCTCAAGAAGAGGCTCGCCGTCTTGGGCACAACTTTGTGGGGACGGAGCAAATTCTTCTGGGTCTCATCGGCGAGGGCACAGGAGTTGCTGCCAAGGTTTTGAAGTCCATGGGGGTCAACCTCAAGGACGCTCGCATTGAAGTCGAGAAAATCATTGGCCGAGGCTCCGGTTTTGTGGCGGTGGAGATTCCCTTCACGCCCCGAGCCAAGCGGGTTTTGGAACTTTCCCTAGAAGAGGCCCGCCAACTGGGCCACAACTATATCGGCACCGAGCACCTACTGCTGGGGCTGATCCGGGAAGGGGAAGGGGTGGCTGCTCGGGTGCTGGAAAACCTAGGGGTTGACCTCACCAAGGTGCGCACCCAAGTCATTCGGATGCTGGGGGAAACCGCCGAAGTGTCCACCGGGGGCAGCTCTGGTCGCACCAAAACCCCTACCTTGGATGAGTTTGGCTCCAACCTCACCCAATTGGCCACCGAAAGCAAGCTCGATCCCGTCGTTGGTCGCCAAAAGGAAATTGAGCGCGTGATCCAAATTCTGGGTCGCCGCACCAAAAACAACCCTGTTCTCATTGGGGAGCCAGGGGTGGGTAAAACCGCCATTGCTGAGGGGTTGGCCCAACGCATCGCCCAAAATGACATCCCAGACATTCTGGAAGAAAAGCGGGTGGTGACCCTGGACATTGGTCTCCTGGTGGCCGGTACTAAGTATCGGGGCGAATTTGAGGAACGCCTCAAGAAAATCATGGATGAGATCCGCTCTGCTGGTAATGTCATCCTGGTCATTGATGAAGTCCACACCCTCATTGGTGCGGGGGCAGCGGAAGGGGCGATCGATGCGGCCAATATCCTCAAGCCCGCCCTGGCTCGGGGAGAACTGCAATGCATCGGGGCCACCACCCTGGATGAGTACCGCAAACATATTGAGCGGGATGCAGCCCTGGAGCGCCGTTTTCAGCCGGTGATGGTGGGTGAACCCAGCATTGATGAAACCATTGAAATTCTCCATGGCTTGCGGGAACGCTATGAGCAACACCACAAGCTGAAGATTTCCGATGAAGCCCTAAATGCAGCCGCCAAGCTGTCCGATCGCTACATTTCCGATCGCTACCTCCCCGACAAGGCCATCGACCTCGTTGATGAAGCCGGTTCACGGGTGCGCCTGATCAATTGCCAACGTCCCCCTGCTGCGCGGGAATTGGACAAGGAACTGAAGCAGGTGTTGCAGGAGAAAGACGATGCGGTGCGATCCCAGGACTTCGATCGGGCCGGGGAACTGCGGGACAAGGAAATGGAACTGAAGGGGCAAATTCGCTCCATCGTCCAAAGCAAGAAAACCGAAGGGACCACCGACGATGATTCCCCCGTGGTGACGGAGGAAGACATTGCCCAAATTGTTGCTTCTTGGACTGGGGTTCCCGTCAGCAAGCTGACGGAGTCCGAGTCTGTGAAGCTGCTCAATATGGAGGACACCCTCCACGGTCGTCTGATTGGCCAGGATGAAGCGGTCAAAGCGGTGTCCCGTGCCATTCGTCGGGCGCGGGTGGGCCTGAAGAACCCCAATCGCCCCATTGCCAGCTTTATTTTCTCCGGCCCGACAGGGGTGGGTAAAACCGAACTGACCAAGGCGCTGGCCTCCTATTTCTTTGGCTCAGAAGATTCCATGGTGCGCCTGGATATGTCTGAGTTCATGGAGCGGCACACCGTTTCCAAGCTGATCGGGTCTCCCCCCGGTTATGTGGGCTACAACGAAGGGGGACAACTGACGGAAGCCGTGCGCCGTCGGCCCTATACTGTGGTGCTGTTTGATGAAATTGAAAAGGCCCACCCCGATGTGTTCAATATGCTGTTGCAAATCTTGGAGGATGGTCGCCTGACCGATGCCAAGGGCCGCACGGTGGACTTCAAGAACACCCTGATTATCATGACCTCCAACATTGGCTCTAAGGTTATTGAAAAGGGGGGCGGCGGTCTTGGGTTCGAGTTCTCTGGGGAAGATGCGGCGGATTCCCAATACAATCGCATTCGCTCCTTGGTGAACGAAGAACTGAAGCAATACTTCCGGCCTGAGTTCCTCAACCGTTTGGATGAAATCATTGTCTTCCGTCAGTTGAATAAGGGCGAGGTCAAGTCCATTGCCGACATTATGCTGCGGGAAGTCTTTAGCCGCCTGACGGAGAAGGAAATCTATCTGGAGGTGACCGATCGCTTCCGGGAGCGTTTGGTGGAAGAAGGCTACAACCCCAGCTATGGTGCCCGTCCCCTGCGCCGTGCCATCATGCGCCTTCTGGAAGATTCCCTGGCGGAGGAAATTCTCTCCGGTCGGGTCAAGGAAGGCGATACGGCTACGGTTGATGTGGACGAAGAGGGCAAGGTCAAGGTGCTGTCGGAGCACCGGGAAGAGCGGGAGTTGCTGCCTGCGGCAGAGTAA
- a CDS encoding pentapeptide repeat-containing protein: MLQSCQRLLRPLTTITSLGLVMILALGVILGGLMAHPTPALAQDYRVNYTLSDLSNQDFSGKNLEGTSLAGATLRQTNFAGANLRGTILTKADFTEANLAGADLTAAFADRISFDRANLTDAVIVGLIATGTTFTDADITGADFSFTILDRYQTYLLCQRATGFNPTTGVSTKMSLSCR, translated from the coding sequence ATGCTGCAATCTTGCCAACGCCTACTGCGCCCCCTGACAACCATCACCTCCCTCGGCCTGGTGATGATCCTGGCCCTGGGGGTGATCCTGGGGGGACTGATGGCCCACCCCACCCCGGCCCTAGCCCAAGACTATCGGGTTAACTACACCCTGTCCGACCTCAGCAACCAAGACTTCTCCGGCAAAAACCTGGAGGGGACCTCCCTGGCGGGGGCCACCCTGCGCCAAACTAATTTTGCGGGAGCCAACCTGCGGGGAACGATTTTGACCAAAGCGGATTTCACCGAGGCGAATTTGGCGGGGGCGGATCTGACGGCGGCCTTTGCCGATCGCATCAGCTTCGATCGCGCCAACCTCACCGATGCCGTGATCGTCGGTCTGATCGCCACCGGCACCACCTTCACCGATGCCGACATCACCGGGGCTGATTTTTCCTTTACGATTCTCGATCGCTACCAAACCTATCTCCTCTGCCAGCGGGCCACAGGGTTCAATCCCACCACGGGGGTTAGCACCAAAATGAGCTTAAGTTGTCGCTAA
- a CDS encoding TIGR00266 family protein has product MKFDLLKQPDSAIVHISLDPYEEILAEAGAMVAMSGHIEADTTLRQGKGGGIFGGLKRMMAGESLFLSKFRSGSRPGEIYFAPKLIGDVCHYFLESGGSGGLVVQSTGYLASTPGVEVDLGFQGLKSFFSGESIFWLNISGDGVVFLSSFGGIYEIDVDGSYVVDTGHIVAFEKSLNFTITKAGSSWLNAILGGEGLVMRFTGRGKLYCQTHNAGAFGQLVGGQLPPRG; this is encoded by the coding sequence ATGAAATTTGATCTACTGAAACAGCCCGATAGTGCCATTGTCCACATTAGCCTAGACCCCTATGAGGAGATTTTGGCGGAAGCGGGGGCTATGGTGGCCATGAGCGGCCATATTGAGGCAGATACGACCCTGCGCCAAGGCAAAGGGGGCGGTATCTTCGGGGGGCTGAAACGCATGATGGCGGGGGAGTCCCTGTTTTTAAGTAAGTTTCGATCGGGAAGCCGCCCTGGTGAAATTTACTTTGCTCCTAAATTAATCGGAGATGTTTGTCACTATTTCCTGGAAAGCGGTGGTAGTGGGGGCTTAGTGGTGCAGTCTACGGGTTATTTAGCCAGTACCCCAGGGGTGGAGGTGGATTTGGGCTTCCAAGGTCTGAAATCCTTCTTTTCCGGGGAATCCATTTTCTGGCTTAATATCAGTGGCGATGGGGTGGTGTTCCTCAGTTCCTTTGGGGGGATCTACGAAATTGATGTGGATGGTAGCTATGTGGTGGATACGGGCCACATTGTCGCCTTTGAGAAAAGTTTGAATTTCACCATTACCAAGGCGGGATCCAGTTGGTTGAATGCCATTTTGGGGGGGGAAGGCTTGGTGATGCGCTTCACAGGCCGGGGCAAGCTCTATTGCCAAACCCATAATGCCGGTGCCTTTGGCCAGTTGGTGGGGGGTCAGCTTCCCCCCCGTGGCTAG